A stretch of the Uranotaenia lowii strain MFRU-FL chromosome 3, ASM2978415v1, whole genome shotgun sequence genome encodes the following:
- the LOC129753097 gene encoding uncharacterized protein LOC129753097, with protein MPKTKSDERVEDAIIRRKAILTNLSDVERFTKEFNVDRDTGRLQVRQDLVDRIYDQFQKAQTVIEKWDGPDRLEMRLAERSTIEERFCEVKAFLLNNIPERLSSSTSAEPTAPTSTAMFHLRLPKIDLPRFDGDFSRWLSFRDTFKSMVHSNPDVPAVAKLQYLLQSLEGEAKKPFESVNVEADNYLITWDALMKRYDNQRYLKRQLFRAMYDIQPLRKESSKDLHTLTDDFDRHVKAMAKLGEPVGYWDTPLVNLLCYKLDPTTLRAWEEKTSDLRDITYQELIDFLYSRAMMLKTIVSEEQRNLQTIPARMTGSQPKKAFRLVANPVASDPKPDLPVCVVCSERHHLFRCRKFASFSPYNRRQVVTSHRLCWNCFNSGHLSRSCSSRHTCRFCNGKHHSLLHDAIKTTNFNSVPKPTSLSSNPPLPAPQRSTAPPDSDPQPSTSSQQVCMTVQATNSTVLLETVMLLVVDSTGKEIPARALLDSASMCSFMTKKLANTLDLRRSTVDIAVSGIGESSKQIKRQLTAKIRSTVTKYATKLDFLILKRPTVCLPTVRIDVAAWKIPDVDLADPHFFIPADIDLIVGGEVYHELHGGSKISLGNEMPTLVETVFGWAVSGSAPINSSVTPRLCHLTTIDRDLEQSIERFWELESLLPSQALSAEEIKCEEVFSATTTRDSSGRFVVRLPLTSDPLVRVGESRSIAERRFQSLERRLKRDPATREAYVCFMADYERLGHMIKLTDPVDDSVPHCYLPHHPVFKESSTSTKVRVVFDASCKTSTGYSINDMQLVGPTIQDDLLSIIMRFRTHPIALVADIEKMYRQIQLHLDDCTYQRILWRQSPEEPLATFELQTVTYGFASAPFLATRALQRLAEDEVSRFPVAAPVFKNDFYVDDCLSGAEDVESAVQLRREASALAASAGLPLKKWASNVPEALRGIPPEDLAVSAIHSLQDDQAVSTLGLVWETRSDVLRFRVQLPLPAPVLTKRKIMSYIAQIFDPLGLVGPIITVAKLFMQRLWGLRTENGESFEWDRPLPASYQADWKEFHSTLDTIATIQVPRYVSSANATSFQLHFFSDASEKAYGSCCYIRSECDGVVRVVLLTSKSKVAPLKSHHSIARLELCGAVLSVSLSEKVNRALKLPAEMFFWTDSSTVLQWLQSPPNRWKTFVANRVSKIQNSTDVDLWMHVRGESNPADVLSRGISPPELVNHPLWWTGSPWLQLPPSQWPRTELSACQTSSTSEMRVPVAALPAVVKDDEFVDRIFGMYSSYQKLRRSIAHCMRYFRLLKAAARKTKIDPFQALTTADLQEADLTLCRLAQKQCFPEELATLASSGRLPSSSQLKYIRTKLESDGIIRIRGVLANATVPEATKHQVVLLAKHPLSKLLAKYYHGNLLHAGPQLMLATIRQKYWIIGGRNLVRRTFHECHKCFRCRPKMIQQSIADLPTSRVAPRRPFAVSGVDYCGPVYIKSLVRNRGPTKAYVCIFVCFTTRAVHIELVSDLSTPAFIAALRRFSARRNFPHEIHSDNGTAFRGANNELHRIYQMLKTEHGGRKNILDWCAESGVAWHFIPPRSPHFGGLWEAAVKSAKHHLLREIGHSNISYEDMTTLLAEVEMCLNSRPLIPMPTESDELEALTPGHFLVGESLRSPPEEDVATVPDNQLSHWKLTQKRFQRIWRRWYPEYLQQLQARATKHRRPSTVIQPNQMVIIQDDLLPPAQWPLGIITAVHPGKDGVVRVVTLRTAKRDVVSRCVNKLALLPVPEQPEPNPADEQPVGEPVTAVPENNQ; from the coding sequence ATGCCGAAAACCAAATCCGACGAAAGGGTGGAGGATGCCATTATTCGTCGCAAGGCTATTTTGACAAACCTGTCGGATGTTGAGAGGTTTACAAAGGAATTCAACGTTGATCGAGACACAGGGCGCCTTCAAGTTCGACAAGATTTAGTTGATCGGATCTACGACCAGTTTCAAAAGGCGCAAACCGTCATCGAGAAGTGGGATGGGCCAGACCGGCTTGAAATGCGTTTGGCTGAGAGATCGACCATCGAGGAAAGGTTTTGTGAGGTGAAAGCATTCCTGTTGAACAATATCCCGGAAAGGTTGAGCAGTTCTACATCAGCAGAGCCGACCGCACCAACCAGCACAGCTATGTTTCACCTTCGCCTGCCCAAAATAGATTTGCCGAGGTTCGATGGTGATTTTTCGCGATGGTTGTCGTTCCGAGACACGTTCAAGTCCATGGTGCACTCGAACCCAGATGTTCCAGCGGTTGCAAAGCTGCAGTACCTGCTTCAGAGTTTGGAAGGCGAAGCCAAGAAACCTTTCGAGTCCGTGAACGTTGAGGCTGACAACTATCTTATAACTTGGGACGCGTTGATGAAGCGGTATGATAACCAGCGGTACCTGAAACGACAGCTCTTCAGGGCAATGTACGACATCCAGCCTTTAAGGAAAGAGTCTTCAAAGGATCTTCATACGTTGACTGATGATTTTGACCGCCATGTGAAGGCCATGGCTAAACTGGGTGAGCCGGTAGGTTACTGGGATACTCCGCTAGTGAACCTACTGTGCTACAAGCTGGATCCTACGACACTTCGAGCCTGGGAGGAAAAAACAAGCGACCTGAGAGACATCACTTACCAAGAGTTGATCGATTTCCTGTATTCTCGAGCGATGATGCTGAAGACGATCGTCTCAGAAGAACAGCGCAACCTGCAAACTATTCCAGCGAGGATGACGGGATCCCAACCGAAGAAGGCGTTCCGATTAGTGGCCAATCCTGTTGCGTCTGATCCAAAACCCGATTTACCCGTGTGTGTAGTTTGTTCGGAACGACACCATCTATTTCGCTGTAGGAAATTCGCAAGTTTCTCTCCCTACAACCGACGGCAAGTTGTCACATCCCATCGTTTGTGTTGGAATTGTTTCAATTCCGGCCATTTATCACGATCCTGTTCCTCCAGACACACTTGTCGTTTCTGCAATGGAAAGCATCATTCTCTCCTCCATGATGCGATCAAGACCACCAACTTCAATTCGGTTCCGAAACCAACTTCGCTTTCGTCGAATCCACCACTCCCAGCTCCACAACGTAGCACCGCTCCTCCAGATTCAGATCCGCAACCATCTACTTCGAGCCAACAAGTTTGTATGACTGTTCAGGCAACGAACAGTACAGTTTTGTTAGAAACGGTGATGCTTTTGGTGGTTGACAGTACGGGGAAGGAAATTCCGGCGCGGGCGCTGCTTGATTCCGCTAGCATGTGCAGCTTCATGACGAAGAAGTTGGCCAACACTCTCGATCTCCGCCGTTCTACCGTTGACATTGCCGTTTCAGGGATTGGTGAATCATCCAAGCAGATCAAGCGCCAGTTAACAGCGAAGATTCGCTCAACCGTAACAAAGTACGCCACGAAGCTAGATTTCCTTATCCTCAAAAGGCCAACAGTTTGCCTACCGACAGTGAGAATTGATGTTGCTGCTTGGAAAATTCCCGACGTTGACCTGGCTGATCcacattttttcattcctgCGGACATTGACCTCATCGTTGGCGGAGAAGTGTACCATGAACTTCACGGCGGCAGCAAGATTTCCCTCGGCAATGAGATGCCGACTTTAGTGGAGACTGTTTTTGGATGGGCTGTATCCGGATCGGCTCCGATAAATTCCTCCGTAACACCCCGGTTATGCCATCTTACGACCATCGATCGAGACCTAGAACAATCCATCGAAAGGTTCTGGGAACTCGAATCTCTGTTGCCGTCCCAAGCTCTGTCAGCTGAAGAAATAAAGTGTGAAGAAGTGTTCAGTGCTACCACCACTCGCGATTCGTCCGGTCGTTTCGTAGTTAGATTGCCACTCACTAGTGACCCCCTGGTACGTGTTGGTGAATCAAGATCCATCGCTGAGCGCCGCTTCCAAAGTCTAGAGAGGAGACTTAAGCGAGATCCTGCCACTCGAGAAGCCTACGTTTGTTTCATGGCCGACTACGAACGTTTGGGCCACATGATCAAGTTGACTGATCCAGTAGACGACTCTGTCCCCCACTGCTATCTACCACATCATCCAGTCTTCAAGGAGTCAAGCACAAGCACCAAGGTCCGTGTTGTTTTTGACGCTTCGTGCAAGACATCAACCGGCTACTCCATCAACGATATGCAGTTGGTGGGACCTACTATCCAGGACGATCTACTGTCGATCATTATGCGCTTCCGAACCCACCCAATCGCACTCGTAGCCGACATTGAAAAGATGTACCGCCAAATACAACTGCACCTGGACGACTGTACGTACCAACGAATTCTCTGGCGCCAAAGTCCCGAAGAGCCTCTCGCAACGTTTGAGCTGCAGACTGTTACGTACGGTTTCGCTTCAGCCCCATTTTTGGCCACCCGCGCTTTACAACGCCTCGCTGAGGATGAAGTCAGTCGTTTTCCTGTTGCCGCCCCAGTTTTTAAGAACGACTTCTACGTTGACGATTGTTTATCTGGTGCCGAAGATGTCGAATCCGCTGTTCAACTCCGCCGAGAAGCATCCGCTCTAGCTGCTTCTGCCGGTTTACCACTCAAGAAATGGGCATCCAATGTTCCTGAAGCGCTTCGTGGTATTCCTCCAGAAGATTTGGCCGTATCCGCAATCCACAGCCTGCAGGACGATCAGGCTGTCTCTACGCTCGGACTAGTTTGGGAAACACGGTCTGACGTTCTACGTTTTCGAGTCCAATTGCCTCTGCCAGCTCCAGTACTCACAAAGCGCAAGATTATGTCGTACATCGCCCAGATCTTCGATCCACTTGGTTTGGTTGGACCGATTATTACCGTCGCCAAACTGTTCATGCAGCGTTTGTGGGGACTTCGAACAGAGAACGGAGAATCTTTCGAGTGGGATCGCCCACTACCAGCGTCGTACCAGGCCGATTGGAAGGAGTTCCATAGCACGCTGGATACCATCGCCACGATCCAAGTTCCTCGATACGTGTCTTCCGCCAATGCCACATCCTTTCAGTTGCATTTCTTTTCGGACGCGTCGGAGAAGGCCTACGGCAGCTGCTGCTACATTCGGTCGGAATGTGATGGAGTCGTCCGTGTCGTATTGCTGACATCGAAGTCGAAGGTCGCCCCGCTGAAGAGCCACCATAGCATTGCCCGTTTGGAACTTTGTGGAGCCGTTCTGTCTGTCAGCCTATCGGAGAAGGTCAACCGTGCTCTCAAGTTGCCTGCCGAAATGTTCTTCTGGACTGATTCCTCGACGGTTCTTCAGTGGCTACAATCACCGCCCAATCGCTGGAAGACATTTGTGGCCAACCGAGTGTCTAAGATCCAGAATTCGACCGATGTAGATTTGTGGATGCATGTTCGCGGAGAATCGAATCCAGCCGATGTTCTGTCCCGTGGAATAAGTCCGCCTGAGCTCGTCAATCATCCGCTTTGGTGGACTGGATCTCCATGGCTCCAGTTACCGCCTTCGCAGTGGCCACGAACCGAGTTGTCAGCCTGCCAAACCAGTTCGACGAGTGAAATGAGAGTTCCAGTTGCCGCGCTTCCAGCTGTCGTGAAGGATGACGAGTTTGTAGATCGTATCTTCGGAATGTACTCCAGTTACCAAAAACTCAGGCGCTCCATCGCTCACTGCATGCGATACTTCCGCTTGTTGAAAGCAGCTGCACGGAAGACGAAaattgacccattccaagcgctTACCACCGCCGATCTGCAAGAAGCAGATTTGACACTGTGTCGTCTTGCCCAGAAACAGTGTTTTCCTGAGGAGTTAGCCACTCTAGCATCGTCCGGTCGTCTTCCGTCTTCATCGCAGTTGAAGTACATCCGTACAAAACTAGAATCAGATGGAATCATTCGGATTAGAGGAGTTCTGGCCAACGCAACCGTTCCGGAAGCTACGAAACATCAAGTTGTTCTGCTCGCGAAACACCCACTTTCAAAACTGTTGGCGAAGTATTATCATGGGAATTTACTTCACGCCGGCCCACAACTAATGCTCGCCACGATCCGTCAAAAGTACTGGATCATTGGTGGACGCAATCTAGTGCGCCGCACATTCCATGAGTGCCACAAATGTTTCCGATGCAGACCAAAGATGATCCAGCAAAGTATCGCAGATTTGCCTACGTCCCGTGTTGCGCCCCGAAGACCGTTTGCCGTTTCTGGTGTGGACTATTGCGGACCAGTTTACATCAAGTCTCTCGTCCGTAACCGAGGCCCAACGAAGGCATACGTTTGCATCTTCGTTTGCTTTACCACACGTGCCGTTCACATCGAGTTGGTGTCTGATCTCTCCACGCCGGCCTTCATCGCTGCTCTTCGCCGATTTTCTGCCCGCCGAAACTTTCCCCACGAGATCCACAGCGACAATGGCACTGCGTTCCGAGGTGCAAACAATGAGTTGCACAGAATTTACCAGATGCTGAAAACCGAACACGGAGGACGCAAGAACATCCTGGATTGGTGTGCAGAATCTGGAGTTGCGTGGCATTTCATACCACCTCGATCGCCCCATTTCGGAGGTCTATGGGAAGCAGCAGTGAAATCAGCGAAGCACCATCTATTGAGAGAAATAGGCCACTCCAACATTTCCTACGAAGACATGACGACGTTACTAGCCGAGGTGGAGATGTGTCTGAACTCCAGACCCTTGATTCCGATGCCAACCGAATCCGACGAGTTAGAAGCCCTGACACCTGGACATTTCCTTGTCGGTGAAAGCCTGCGATCTCCACCCGAAGAAGACGTCGCAACTGTTCCGGACAATCAACTGTCGCATTGGAAGCTCACGCAGAAACGGTTCCAACGAATCTGGCGTAGAtggtacccagaatatctgCAGCAGCTTCAAGCCCGAGCCACCAAGCACCGTAGACCATCAACTGTAATCCAGCCCAACCAAATGGTGATCATCCAAGACGATCTGCTTCCGCCAGCCCAATGGCCACTAGGGATCATCACAGCCGTTCATCCTGGGAAAGACGGCGTCGTACGAGTGGTCACCTTACGCACTGCGAAGCGAGATGTCGTTTCCAGGTGTGTCAACAAACTTGCTCTGTTACCCGTACCAGAACAACCCGAACCCAATCCAGCTGATGAGCAGCCCGTTGGAGAACCGGTCACCGCAGTTCCTGAAAACAACCAATGA